The Caproicibacterium amylolyticum genome includes the window TAGTGAACTGACCAGCAGCAAAACCGAGTCGGCCAGCAGCAGAAAATTTACAGTCTGCCGCAGTACAGAATAAAATGTTCGCCGCCCCTGCCGCCGTTTTGCCGCTGCACGAAACCACCATGCATTTACCGCACAGTGTACAATAAACAGCACCAGCACCGCTGTGCCAATAATTTCATGCCACGGAATGCCGGTCACGCCCGGCCCCATCAAAATCACCATCACAGTCAGCATAACCGCATCCAGCAGCAGTGCAAGTTTTCGGTTCATAGATATCCTCCTGTCATCTCTTTTCAGATTGGTTTATGAGGATATCATAATTACCGCGCGTGGAAGTTTTAAGTGTAAAAGATGAAGATCACGTGAACACGATTTTCATTCATAAGAATTTTTTAGCAATATCAAAAATGGAAAACACCTGCACAGGCATTTTCCACTTTCAAATTTTTTATTGAATTGATACTCAGCGCTTTACGAAATATTCTTTGTACCAGATAAGGAACATGAATACACACCAGATCTGCCGCCAGTTGTCCCGCTTGCCGGCAATATGCTGATCCAGCATTTTCAGCAGGGCTTTCGTATTGAAAAACTGCTGTGCCTGTGGGCTGACGAATTCCTGGCGCACAATATCGGCATATTTTTCGTCACGCAGCCACGCACGCACCGGTACCGGGAAGCCAAGCTTCTTCTTTTCCGCCGTTCTTGAAGGAATCAGTTTTTCTGCTGCGCCGCGCATAGCAATCTTGGTCTGCGCAGCATTTACCTTACATTCTGTTGGGATACGACAGGCAAGGTCAAACACCCGACGGTCCAAAAACGGCACACGCAGTTCCAAACTGTTCGCCATGCTCATCTTGTCCGCTTTCAGCAGAATATCGCCTACCATCCACAGGTTCAGGTCGCAGAACTGCATTTGGGCTACATCATCCTGCCCGCTGACCTGCTGCATATAAACTTTGGAAAGGTCAGTGGGCTTCACGGAACCTGTATAGTTCCGCAGAAGCTGTTTTTTGCGCCGCTCTCCCATCAGATTGGTGTTGCCGATATAGCGCTCCTCCAGCGGAGCACCGCGCCGCACTAAAAAGTTAATGCCGCGTACCGGCGGCATCAAACCCGCTACCGCACCAATGGCACGGCGCAGCGGCAGCGGTACACGGTTGTACCAAGAAGCCATAAACGGCTCTTTGTAAGTGTTATAGCCGCCGAAGAATTCGTCCGCACCCTCGCCGGAAAGGCAGACCTTTACGTGCTTTGCCGCTTCCTTGTTAACAAAGAACAGCGCCGCACTGGCCGCGTCTGCCAGCGGTTCGTCCATAAAATACTGAATATTACCGAGGTTTGCCCAGTATTCTTCCGGTGTCACACAGTAGGCATCGTTCTTTACGCCGATTTCTTTGCTGAATGTACGGGCAAATTCTGTTTCATCATACTTTTTGTCTGCAAAACCAACCGTAAAGGTTTTGTCCACATGAGCAAGCGCCGCAATGTAGCTGGAATCCACCCCGGAAGAAAGGAAACTGCCAACTTCTACATCGGCAATCTTGTGTGCCTCCACACTTTCCGCCATGGCAGCACTGATGTCGTTTTCCCACTCTTCCAGTGAACGGCTGTGGTCCGGTGAAAAAGTCGGCGTCCAGTAACGCTGCGTGGTCAGTTTACCGTCACGGTACTCTAACCAGTGTGCCGGCATCAATTTTTTGACACCCTTGAAAAATGTATTTTCCCCGGCAGAATACTGGTAAGAGAGGTACAGTTCCAACTGTGCGGGGTTAAACTCCTTCACAAAGTCGGGGTGCGGCAGAAAACTTTTGATTTCACTGCCAAAAAGCAGTGTTCCGGTTTGGGCGTTCTGGTAATAATAAAGCGGCTTAATGCCAAAATGGTCACGTGCACAAAAAAGTGACTTCTCCCGCTTGTTCCAAATGGCAAAAGCAAACATGCCGCGCAGGCGCTCCAGCATTTCCTTGCCCCACTCTTCATAGCCATGCAGCAGGACTTCGGTGTCACAATGTGACTGAAAAGTATGGCCCGCCGCCAAAAGCTCCTCGCGCAGCTCCTGAAAGTTGTAGATTTCACCATTAAAAACGATAATATAATTTCCGTCTTCATTGAGCATCGGCTGGCGGCCGCCCTCAATGTCTATGATTGACAGGCGGCGATGCCCCAAAGCAGCATTTTCATCAATGTAGCTTCCCTGTCCATCCGGGCCGCGGTGCGCAATCGCAGCCATCATTTTCTGCAAAACTTCCTCTTGGTCGGCTCTGTGGCCAACAAATCCCACAATACCACACATAAATTAATATTCCTCACAATGCCGTACGCAGGCCAAACTGCGCCGGGTGCTCTTCTCTCTCATTCTTTCCCATTATATCTTTTTTTGACAGAATTGAAAAGAGATTTTTTAGAAACAATATATTAATTATACCTGCAAAGCCTTAAACTTTCATTCAGGACCTTCAGTTTTCATTAAAACTGTGCAGTTCCTTTGCACACTGACCAAAAATAAAGTAAAAGAAGCCGCCCCCAAAAGGAACATTCCTTTTAGAAGTGGCTTTTTCTTTACTCTCCAAGCCCGCGGATACTACTGCTATAGTATAGCACACTTTCAGCACTGCGTAAAGAGAAATTATAAATAGGTGTCCTGCAGGCAGGTCACTGTCAGCTGCTGCTCCGCTGTACTGCCCTCCGGCAAAGACAATCCAGCCGTTTTCAGCTGCACGGTTTTGCTTTCCTGTCCGTTTAGCAGAAAGCAGTTGTCACTGAATTCTCCATCACCGTCCGCCAAGTCCAGCCAGACAAACGGCGCTACGCCGTCTGCATTTAAGGTAATTTGCCAGCCGCCGCTGACGGGCTGAATCTGCTTTTGAATCGCCACCTTTTTCAGTTCCAGATGTTTGTAAGGAACAAACGGTTCAGCCTCCAGTGTATCCTGCAGGCCATCACCGGAAAACGCGATTTCCGCAATCACCTGTTCCACCCGTCCGGAAAGAAGCGGTGCAAAGTCCTTTTCCCCAAGGCTCAGCGCCGAATAAGGTGCTGCTTCTCCGGTAACTATCGTTTCATCCAGCAGTGTACCATCCAAGCCGCGCAGCCGCAGCTTTGCCTGATAGTGTCCGGCAGCAGCGGTCTCATTTTGAACGTATGCCGCCACTTTAGTGCCGTCACGCAGCAGACTGCATGCAACCGGCACATAAAAATGTGCCGCCATGTAGTGCAGTGCCTTGTAACGATGCAGATAGTCAACTGCCGCCCACGAAACAACCGGCCAGTTGTCATTCAGCTGCCAGAACAGGCTGCCCATGCATTGTCCGCGCTGCCGCCGCCAGTGCTCTACGCCGTACTTAATCGCCATGCCCTGCAGCACCTGACTCAGATAAACCAACCCCTCCAGGGTGCCCGGATAGCGAAAATTTTCCGAAAGATACGAAAGAATTGTACCGTTAGCACTTCCGTTTTTTTGGTGTGACTCCATAACCTTAGAGAAAATATTTCTATCCTGCGGCTTTGTAAACGCGCAAATCGTTTTCATCGATGGGAATGCCTGAAATCCAAATTCCGAACAAAAACGGAATTTATATTTTCGGTAGTCTGTAAAGGGTTTGCGCCCGTGCCAAACGTCCCAGTAGTGTACATCGCCGTCGGTTTCCGCATCCGGGTCACAGATGCAGCCACCGGAACTGGGCGAGGATGCCCAATAAAATGTTTGCTTGTCAAACTCCCGTACAGTACGCGGCAGAATATACTCAAAAATCTTGATATAATCCGCACGCAAAGTTGCCGGTTCAGCTTGAAAATCACCCCAGTGCGACCATGCGGATTCGATCTCGTTGTTGCCGCACCACAGCAGCAGGCAGGCATGGTGGCGCAGACGGCATACATTATCGCGCGTTTCGGCAATGATATTTTCTTCAAATTCCGGCGTCAGTTCAAAGGTGTCGCACGCAAAAAGCAGATCCTGCCAAACCATCAGGCCGGCACGGTCGCACATCTCGTAAAACGCGTCAGAAGGAAAGTAGCCGCCGCCCCACAAACGCAGGCAGTCCATATTTTCTTTCAGTGCGGTTTCAATCAAAAACTGCTGTTTCGCCGGTGCAATGTTCGGGTAAATCGCGTCTTCCGGAATATAATTCGCACCGCGTGTAAAGATTTTCAGCCCGTTTACGCAGACTGCAAAAGATTTGCCCCACTCGTCCGGCTCATGCAGTACCGTAAGCGTCCGCAGACCAATGCTGTAACTCCGCCGGTCCTGTTCTTCCCCTCCACGAAGCAGGGTAACCTCCACACGATAAAGTGGATGCTCACCATAGCCGTTTGGCCACCAAAGCTGCGGACTTTGCACCAGAAACCGAAACTGTGTTTCCGGCTGCCACGCAGCCTGCCACTGCTCCAGCAAAGCACCGTCCGGT containing:
- a CDS encoding beta-mannosidase, with amino-acid sequence MKKLLLNENWRMRVCGEAEWLPARVPCSLISVLLEQKRTQDPYWRCNEEQTLALCRNDCEFCRTVTLDASFLQQRAVELVCEGLDTLAEIFVNGTLLAKTSDMHRTYRLNCKSLLHAGKNELHILFHSPVEYIENYHPAEGRESKIVPSGSMAGGHYLRKAQSMFGWDWGIQLPDMGIWRDIWLEAHDEPRLEGVELLQEHTENAVKLTVNVQTEQAGGQAGDLLMTSFFAPDGALLEQWQAAWQPETQFRFLVQSPQLWWPNGYGEHPLYRVEVTLLRGGEEQDRRSYSIGLRTLTVLHEPDEWGKSFAVCVNGLKIFTRGANYIPEDAIYPNIAPAKQQFLIETALKENMDCLRLWGGGYFPSDAFYEMCDRAGLMVWQDLLFACDTFELTPEFEENIIAETRDNVCRLRHHACLLLWCGNNEIESAWSHWGDFQAEPATLRADYIKIFEYILPRTVREFDKQTFYWASSPSSGGCICDPDAETDGDVHYWDVWHGRKPFTDYRKYKFRFCSEFGFQAFPSMKTICAFTKPQDRNIFSKVMESHQKNGSANGTILSYLSENFRYPGTLEGLVYLSQVLQGMAIKYGVEHWRRQRGQCMGSLFWQLNDNWPVVSWAAVDYLHRYKALHYMAAHFYVPVACSLLRDGTKVAAYVQNETAAAGHYQAKLRLRGLDGTLLDETIVTGEAAPYSALSLGEKDFAPLLSGRVEQVIAEIAFSGDGLQDTLEAEPFVPYKHLELKKVAIQKQIQPVSGGWQITLNADGVAPFVWLDLADGDGEFSDNCFLLNGQESKTVQLKTAGLSLPEGSTAEQQLTVTCLQDTYL
- the asnB gene encoding asparagine synthase (glutamine-hydrolyzing); this encodes MCGIVGFVGHRADQEEVLQKMMAAIAHRGPDGQGSYIDENAALGHRRLSIIDIEGGRQPMLNEDGNYIIVFNGEIYNFQELREELLAAGHTFQSHCDTEVLLHGYEEWGKEMLERLRGMFAFAIWNKREKSLFCARDHFGIKPLYYYQNAQTGTLLFGSEIKSFLPHPDFVKEFNPAQLELYLSYQYSAGENTFFKGVKKLMPAHWLEYRDGKLTTQRYWTPTFSPDHSRSLEEWENDISAAMAESVEAHKIADVEVGSFLSSGVDSSYIAALAHVDKTFTVGFADKKYDETEFARTFSKEIGVKNDAYCVTPEEYWANLGNIQYFMDEPLADAASAALFFVNKEAAKHVKVCLSGEGADEFFGGYNTYKEPFMASWYNRVPLPLRRAIGAVAGLMPPVRGINFLVRRGAPLEERYIGNTNLMGERRKKQLLRNYTGSVKPTDLSKVYMQQVSGQDDVAQMQFCDLNLWMVGDILLKADKMSMANSLELRVPFLDRRVFDLACRIPTECKVNAAQTKIAMRGAAEKLIPSRTAEKKKLGFPVPVRAWLRDEKYADIVRQEFVSPQAQQFFNTKALLKMLDQHIAGKRDNWRQIWCVFMFLIWYKEYFVKR